The Fulvia fulva chromosome 6, complete sequence genome includes a window with the following:
- a CDS encoding Vegetative incompatibility protein HET-E-1, whose protein sequence is MWLLNAQSRKLQDFVDFREVRGKYAILSHTWGKEEFTFDMIHDPGSRNMLGYIKIDFACRQAQEDNLEHAWIDTCCIDKRSSAELGEAINSMYLWYLNAKVCYAYLADVDIATIAEPLSAHAPALVGFDSYQQAVDNPTSPGRKNGLEFHLHVSEVQLKLQQLLGQSKWFTRGWTLQELIAPGHLRSYDHRWVAVGTKTELVASLSQITLISPAILLDQRQLSKASIAQKMSWAAHRTTSRIEDQAYCLMGIFDVNMPLLYGEGSKSFMRLQEEIIRTWDRIDHSILAWTGGGGLLLAPSPAAFTGQHHLTSWSLPQRDAFELSNAGLRISVLADVYDCFDPDQPRFDERRYVLVALNARSVQPSAAQIGLTLKKRIHIDTTDLRKSWTSETEDIVYERQLGLKRIDASQLRNFSKVELTIARNTYHLPRTTNKVLVTSECFNLRAETSITTDIATETEVYLYASLNADVAQGKVTLLPKTESDPDASPSSAELSLELVQRYDRHRLPELRLLTCRGNHTRHAVSFFEPGEEHIHRLVGLTAQRIVSKYTILGSEFMWHLHISDCERLPQQSGAELSMPSSHGECSIVQAPIQRLSLRSAACEKAPVCKSKT, encoded by the coding sequence ATGTGGTTACTCAACGCGCAAAGCAGAAAGCTGCAGGACTTCGTCGACTTTCGCGAGGTTCGAGGCAAGTATGCCATTCTCTCGCACACATGGGGCAAAGAAGAGTTTACATTTGACATGATCCATGATCCAGGCAGTCGAAATATGCTCGGCTACATCAAGATTGACTTCGCCTGTCGGCAAGCACAAGAAGATAATTTGGAACATGCATGGATCGACACCTGCTGTATCGATAAACGCTCGAGTGCTGAGCTTGGAGAAGCCATCAACTCGATGTACCTATGGTATCTAAACGCAAAAGTTTGCTATGCGTACCTTGCGGACGTGGACATAGCTACCATTGCGGAGCCGCTTAGTGCCCACGCACCTGCTTTGGTAGGATTCGACTCATATCAACAAGCTGTCGATAACCCGACGTCTCCAGGTCGAAAGAATGGACTGGAGTTTCATCTCCACGTTTCAGAGGTGCAACTAAAATTGCAGCAACTGCTAGGTCAGAGCAAGTGGTTTACAAGAGGGTGGACACTGCAAGAGCTGATTGCGCCGGGCCACCTACGTTCCTACGACCATAGATGGGTCGCAGTTGGTACAAAGACGGAGCTGGTGGCTAGTCTGTCACAGATCACACTCATCAGTCCGGCAATATTACTGGATCAAAGGCAGCTCTCGAAAGCGAGCATTGCCCAGAAGATGTCCTGGGCGGCTCACCGCACAACATCGCGGATTGAGGACCAGGCGTATTGTTTGATGGGTATCTTTGACGTCAATATGCCATTACTTTACGGGGAAGGTAGCAAGTCATTCATGAGACTGCAAGAAGAGATCATCCGGACGTGGGACCGGATAGATCACAGCATTCTGGCCTGGACCGGGGGCGGCGGACTTCTTCTGGCGCCCTCCCCAGCTGCGTTCACGGGACAGCATCACCTCACTAGCTGGTCATTGCCACAGCGGGATGCATTCGAGCTATCAAATGCTGGCCTTCGCATAAGCGTCTTAGCTGACGTGTACGACTGCTTCGATCCAGATCAGCCCCGCTTCGATGAACGGCGGTATGTCCTAGTAGCTCTGAACGCCCGCTCGGTGCAGCCTTCAGCAGCGCAGATTGGCCTGACCCTCAAGAAGCGGATTCACATCGATACCACTGATCTACGGAAGTCGTGGACGAGTGAAACCGAAGACATCGTTTACGAGAGACAGCTCGGCCTGAAGCGAATCGATGCATCCCAACTACGCAACTTTTCCAAGGTTGAGTTGACCATTGCGAGGAACACATATCATCTTCCCAGAACCACAAACAAGGTCCTCGTGACAAGTGAATGCTTCAACTTGCGGGCAGAGACCTCGATCACGACAGATATAGCTACGGAGACCGAGGTCTACCTGTATGCATCTCTGAATGCGGACGTAGCGCAAGGCAAAGTCACCCTATTGCCCAAGACGGAGAGTGACCCCGATGCTTCCCCATCGAGCGCCGAGCTGAGTTTGGAGCTCGTACAAAGATACGACAGACACAGGCTTCCAGAACTGCGGCTTCTTACCTGCCGCGGCAACCATACACGGCACGCGGTCTCGTTCTTCGAGCCAGGTGAAGAACATATACATCGCCTCGTTGGCTTGACGGCGCAGCGTATCGTGTCGAAGTACACAATTCTTGGTTCTGAGTTCATGTGGCATCTGCACATCAGCGACTGCGAGCGCCTTCCACAGCAAAGTGGCGCTGAACTCTCAATGCCCTCATCACATGGGGAGTGCAGCATTGTGCAGGCCCCCATTCAGCGTCTGAGCTTGCGCAGTGCTGCTTGTGAGAAAGCTCCCGTTTGTAAGAGCAAGACGTAA